From Etheostoma cragini isolate CJK2018 chromosome 10, CSU_Ecrag_1.0, whole genome shotgun sequence, the proteins below share one genomic window:
- the st3gal5 gene encoding lactosylceramide alpha-2,3-sialyltransferase isoform X1, translated as MKFPKRWTAHRYGLVPGVVVGLMCLVIFSLPWIQTSRSKPLPRYVNPAHKKKVHEHVHRVLESQCRPGNARKNLLAQLPASSHMTQPFLWRDGPLADDLFLFPPPFGFRSLRGNVKELLKLLPDSPLPEKTDKCRRCVVMGNGGILRGLELGPLINRFDTIIRLNSGPLGQFSVDVGNRTTIRMSYPEGTPLRWIDTDPDTVFVAVVYKGVDISWISAMMNKLTVSLWDWLFFWQTVPDHIPLEPHRFRLLNPAIIRETALDLLKYPPPRQRLWGTDQNVPTMGVAALDLASVLCDEVSLAGFGYNLSQQGAPLHYYDDLHMTEMLKQTSHNVDRETKLLQSLVREGVVTDLTQGIHCSFCPS; from the exons gTATGGGTTGGTACCGGGTGTGGTTGTAGGTTTGATGTGTTTGGTGATCTTCTCTCTACCGTGGATTCAGACATCGAGAAGCAAACCTCTGCCTCGGTACGTCAACCCAGCACATAAAAAG AAGGTGCACGAGCACGTGCACAGAGTTTTGGAGAGTCAGTGTCGTCCCGGCAACGCCAGGAAGAACTTGTTGGCTCAACTTCCTGCTTCCAGTCACATGACCCAGCCCTTCTTGTGGAGGGACGGTCCACTTGCTGATGACCTCTTCCTGTTTCCACCGCCATTTGGCTTCAGAAGTCTTCGGGGAAATGTAAAGGAACTGCTGAAACTG CTGCCAGACTCGCCACTGCCTGAAAAGACAGATAAGTGTCGCCGCTGTGTGGTTATGGGAAATGGAGGCATTCTCAGAGGCCTGGAGCTGGGCCCACTGATCAACCGCTTTGACACAATTATCAG GTTAAACAGTGGTCCTCTGGGACAGTTCAGTGTTGATGTCGGAAACAGAACCACCATCAGAATGAGTTACCCAGAGGGAACCCCGCTCCGCTGGATCGACACAGACCCAGACACTGTGTTTGTAGCCGTGGTGTATAAAGGTGTGGACATCAGCTGGATCTCTGCTATGATGAACAAGCTCACTGTG TCTCTGTGGGACTGGCTCTTCTTCTGGCAGACAGTTCCAGATCATATCCCTCTCGAGCCCCACAGGTTCAGACTTCTAAACCCAGCAATCATCCGAGAGACTGCATTGGACCTGCTGAAATACCCTCCACCCAGACAACGCCTGTGGGGAACTGACCAG aACGTTCCTACCATGGGTGTCGCTGCACTGGATTTAGCCAGTGTGCTGTGTGACGAGGTGAGCCTGGCGGGCTTCGGCTACAACCTGTCCCAGCAGGGGGCGCCCCTGCACTACTATGACGACCTGCACATGACGGAGATGCTGAAGCAGACTTCCCACAAtgtggacagagagacaaaactCCTGCAAAGCTTAGTGAGAGAGGGAGTTGTCACCGACCTGACACAGGGGATCCACTGCTCCTTCTGCCCCAGCTGA
- the st3gal5 gene encoding lactosylceramide alpha-2,3-sialyltransferase isoform X2, producing the protein MKFPKRWTAHRYGLVPGVVVGLMCLVIFSLPWIQTSRSKPLPRYVNPAHKKKVHEHVHRVLESQCRPGNARKNLLAQLPASSHMTQPFLWRDGPLADDLFLFPPPFGFRSLRGNVKELLKLLPDSPLPEKTDKCRRCVVMGNGGILRGLELGPLINRFDTIIRLNSGPLGQFSVDVGNRTTIRMSYPEGTPLRWIDTDPDTVFVAVVYKGVDISWISAMMNKLTVSLWDWLFFWQTVPDHIPLEPHRFRLLNPAIIRETALDLLKYPPPRQRLWGTDQNVPTMGVAALDLASVLCDEVSLAGFGYNLSQQGAPLHYYDDLHMTEMLKQTSHNVDRETKLLQSLVREGVVTDLTQGIHCSFCPS; encoded by the exons gTATGGGTTGGTACCGGGTGTGGTTGTAGGTTTGATGTGTTTGGTGATCTTCTCTCTACCGTGGATTCAGACATCGAGAAGCAAACCTCTGCCTCGGTACGTCAACCCAGCACATAAAAAG AAGGTGCACGAGCACGTGCACAGAGTTTTGGAGAGTCAGTGTCGTCCCGGCAACGCCAGGAAGAACTTGTTGGCTCAACTTCCTGCTTCCAGTCACATGACCCAGCCCTTCTTGTGGAGGGACGGTCCACTTGCTGATGACCTCTTCCTGTTTCCACCGCCATTTGGCTTCAGAAGTCTTCGGGGAAATGTAAAGGAACTGCTGAAACTG CTGCCAGACTCGCCACTGCCTGAAAAGACAGATAAGTGTCGCCGCTGTGTGGTTATGGGAAATGGAGGCATTCTCAGAGGCCTGGAGCTGGGCCCACTGATCAACCGCTTTGACACAATT ATCAGGTTAAACAGTGGTCCTCTGGGACAGTTCAGTGTTGATGTCGGAAACAGAACCACCATCAGAATGAGTTACCCAGAGGGAACCCCGCTCCGCTGGATCGACACAGACCCAGACACTGTGTTTGTAGCCGTGGTGTATAAAGGTGTGGACATCAGCTGGATCTCTGCTATGATGAACAAGCTCACTGTG TCTCTGTGGGACTGGCTCTTCTTCTGGCAGACAGTTCCAGATCATATCCCTCTCGAGCCCCACAGGTTCAGACTTCTAAACCCAGCAATCATCCGAGAGACTGCATTGGACCTGCTGAAATACCCTCCACCCAGACAACGCCTGTGGGGAACTGACCAG aACGTTCCTACCATGGGTGTCGCTGCACTGGATTTAGCCAGTGTGCTGTGTGACGAGGTGAGCCTGGCGGGCTTCGGCTACAACCTGTCCCAGCAGGGGGCGCCCCTGCACTACTATGACGACCTGCACATGACGGAGATGCTGAAGCAGACTTCCCACAAtgtggacagagagacaaaactCCTGCAAAGCTTAGTGAGAGAGGGAGTTGTCACCGACCTGACACAGGGGATCCACTGCTCCTTCTGCCCCAGCTGA
- the st3gal5 gene encoding lactosylceramide alpha-2,3-sialyltransferase isoform X3: MGNGGILRGLELGPLINRFDTIIRLNSGPLGQFSVDVGNRTTIRMSYPEGTPLRWIDTDPDTVFVAVVYKGVDISWISAMMNKLTVSLWDWLFFWQTVPDHIPLEPHRFRLLNPAIIRETALDLLKYPPPRQRLWGTDQNVPTMGVAALDLASVLCDEVSLAGFGYNLSQQGAPLHYYDDLHMTEMLKQTSHNVDRETKLLQSLVREGVVTDLTQGIHCSFCPS, encoded by the exons ATGGGAAATGGAGGCATTCTCAGAGGCCTGGAGCTGGGCCCACTGATCAACCGCTTTGACACAATTATCAG GTTAAACAGTGGTCCTCTGGGACAGTTCAGTGTTGATGTCGGAAACAGAACCACCATCAGAATGAGTTACCCAGAGGGAACCCCGCTCCGCTGGATCGACACAGACCCAGACACTGTGTTTGTAGCCGTGGTGTATAAAGGTGTGGACATCAGCTGGATCTCTGCTATGATGAACAAGCTCACTGTG TCTCTGTGGGACTGGCTCTTCTTCTGGCAGACAGTTCCAGATCATATCCCTCTCGAGCCCCACAGGTTCAGACTTCTAAACCCAGCAATCATCCGAGAGACTGCATTGGACCTGCTGAAATACCCTCCACCCAGACAACGCCTGTGGGGAACTGACCAG aACGTTCCTACCATGGGTGTCGCTGCACTGGATTTAGCCAGTGTGCTGTGTGACGAGGTGAGCCTGGCGGGCTTCGGCTACAACCTGTCCCAGCAGGGGGCGCCCCTGCACTACTATGACGACCTGCACATGACGGAGATGCTGAAGCAGACTTCCCACAAtgtggacagagagacaaaactCCTGCAAAGCTTAGTGAGAGAGGGAGTTGTCACCGACCTGACACAGGGGATCCACTGCTCCTTCTGCCCCAGCTGA